The proteins below come from a single Terriglobales bacterium genomic window:
- the rplL gene encoding 50S ribosomal protein L7/L12, whose product MADLQQLEEQIVGLSLLDAAQLVKRLEERLGVSAAAAAPVVVAGGAAAAGAPAAEEKTEFTVVLKEVGANKINVIKAVREVTSLGLKEAKDLVDGAPKTVKEGVNKEEAENIKKKFAEAGATVEVK is encoded by the coding sequence ATGGCGGATCTGCAGCAGTTGGAAGAGCAAATCGTAGGCCTGTCGCTGCTGGATGCGGCGCAGCTGGTGAAGCGGCTGGAGGAGCGCTTGGGCGTCTCCGCGGCCGCGGCGGCCCCGGTGGTCGTGGCCGGCGGCGCGGCGGCGGCGGGCGCGCCCGCGGCCGAGGAGAAGACGGAGTTCACCGTCGTCCTCAAAGAGGTGGGCGCCAACAAGATCAACGTGATCAAGGCCGTCCGCGAGGTCACCAGCCTGGGCCTGAAAGAGGCCAAGGACCTGGTCGACGGCGCCCCCAAGACCGTGAAGGAGGGCGTCAACAAGGAAGAGGCCGAGAACATCAAGAAGAAGTTCGCCGAGGCCGGCGCCACCGTGGAAGTGAAGTAG